In Hyphomicrobiales bacterium, the sequence GGCGAATGGGGAAAACCGCTTGCCGGCTGACAATCTTGAAGGCAGCGCGTTTTCGCTCTCAGAAACGTGCAATGCCATCGCGTCTCTTCCCTCAGCCGCCTTCGGCCTGCAGGTAGGCTTGCCCGGACGATCTTACAACTTAGCGACAAAACTGCGTCGAAGCGATGACCACGGTCAAGCCAAGCGGCTGCCGGCCGACGGCCGGGACAGGCGTTCCAGCCATCTCTGCAGCGCGGCGCGCTCCAGCGGCTTCGCCAGGCAATCATCCATTCCAGCCGCCAGGGCCGCCTCACGGTCGGCGGCCGCAACGTTCGCCGTCACGGCCACGACCGGCAGCCTGGCCACCCGGCCGAACCGGCGTTCGAGCGTGCGAACGGCACGGACACAATCGAGGCCGGTCATCACCGGCATGCGCACGTCCAGCAGGGCAAGCGACAGCGGCGAGGCGCTGCCGACAAAGCCGGCTTCGATCCGCTGCAGCGCTTCGCGCCCGTCACGCACCCAGATCGCCTTGCAGCCGAAACGTTCGAGCGTCCGGACCGCGAGGAGCGCGTTGATGTCGTTGTCTTCGGCCACGAGCACGGTCAGGCCCGCCCCCGGCAGGTCGCCTGCGGGCCCGGTCCCTGCCACGGCCTCAGCAGCCGCCGGCGCGCGCCGCGAAAGGCCGAAACCGAGTCGCTCATAGAGCGAACGAGCGCGCACGGGCTTGATGAGGAAGCCGGAGAAGCCGACCTCCTGTGGCAGGCCGAATGGCCGCCGCTCCGAGGGAGACAGCAGGATCAGGCAATCCCGGATTCCAGCAGTCGCTGACGCGGCAGCGAGTTCCTTCGCCGGGCGATCCCCGAGGGCATGATCGATCACCACGGCAACGGGCGGTCTCTCGCCGGTCAGGCTGTCGCGTGCCGTGTCGAGGCTTTCGGCCACGGAGACCGCCGCGCCGGTCGCCCGGATCGTCTCCGCCAGAAAACGCGCCGCGAAGGGCGCCGGCGAGACCACCAGCACATGCTGCTGCGGCCAGTGCGGAATCGCGGGGCGCACGGCATCGGCCGCCACCGCCAGCGGCAGGACGGCGCGGAAGGTCGCGCCCGCGCCCGGCCGGCTTTCCACCTGGATCTTGCCGCCCATCAGGGCAACCAGCCGCCGCACGATCGCGAGACCGAGTCCCGCCCCGGCCTGCCGCGTGCTGCCGTGATCGAGTTGCTCGAACTCGGCGAAAATGTCGTCGAGCCTCTCAGCCGGAATGCCGGGCCCGGTATCGGCGACCACGAATTCGATCTGCTCTCCGGTCAGGCGCAGGCTGAGGCCGACGCCGCCAACATCCGTGAACTTGACCGCGTTGCCGACCAGGTTCAGCAGAATCTGGCGCAGCCGGTCACGGTCGCCAACCAGCCGCGTCGGCAGATCGGGCGCGATATGGGCGGCGAGTTCGATGCCCTTCGCCTGCGCGCGCGGTGCCATCAACTCCGCCACGGTCTCGACAAGCTGGACGACATCGAACGGCTCCGCCGTGAGCTCGATCTTGCCCGCCTCGACCTTGGCAAGATCGAGAATGTCCTCGACCAGAACCAGCAGCGCCTCGCCGGAGGTT encodes:
- a CDS encoding Histidine kinase, whose protein sequence is MDSSSWPWLVIGGAAFALCVVVAHLLLQRDRLRRQVAGLTHETETLNDRLWSLADSEERYRSLIEAQGDLIVRRDGARIVYANSAFAALFGVSEVDIVGSKMQLPFLASRPAQWLEGGTRSFDECLATYEGERWISWVETAIPGPDGGTLIQRVGRDITARIAGEDALVEARARAEAASEAKSRFLATVSHEFRTPLNGILGMADLLADTGPDAEQATYIAALRTSGEALLVLVEDILDLAKVEAGKIELTAEPFDVVQLVETVAELMAPRAQAKGIELAAHIAPDLPTRLVGDRDRLRQILLNLVGNAVKFTDVGGVGLSLRLTGEQIEFVVADTGPGIPAERLDDIFAEFEQLDHGSTRQAGAGLGLAIVRRLVALMGGKIQVESRPGAGATFRAVLPLAVAADAVRPAIPHWPQQHVLVVSPAPFAARFLAETIRATGAAVSVAESLDTARDSLTGERPPVAVVIDHALGDRPAKELAAASATAGIRDCLILLSPSERRPFGLPQEVGFSGFLIKPVRARSLYERLGFGLSRRAPAAAEAVAGTGPAGDLPGAGLTVLVAEDNDINALLAVRTLERFGCKAIWVRDGREALQRIEAGFVGSASPLSLALLDVRMPVMTGLDCVRAVRTLERRFGRVARLPVVAVTANVAAADREAALAAGMDDCLAKPLERAALQRWLERLSRPSAGSRLA